A single genomic interval of Polaribacter vadi harbors:
- a CDS encoding amidase family protein, translating to MKQILFILFSIFLISSCQKKEEKEIVYFNNYDETEQIENQQKHEKKRMQFKLFQSKILDMNEVFKPFYKELTQFTEDNYEDLKPLILEQDIPTIQKSVQEGKLSYEKLTLFYLYRIRKFESDSTLSLNSIIALNPNVLKEAREKDKKKENISEFSMYGMPVLLKDNINTKEMATTAGAVALQKNETESDAFIVEKLRENGALILGKVNLSEWAYFFCSGCPLGYSAIGGQTLNPYGRAEFETGGSSAGSGVAVAANFAVVAVGTETSGSITSPSSQNSVVGLKPTIGVLSRSGIVPISSTLDTPGPMTKNVTDNAIFMNAMLGFDKADKASKKIDEDYFQNGFPTELDGIKLGVLSSLLTDSIYALTVDKLRKVGAEIIEITPPEISFDGFVTLLNIDMKHDLPSYLKNNAEKSISIKNVNDVVEFNNKDSLIRAPYGQQLFDGIVNDKTTLTELKEIKKNLKAEAEKYLQALKDESLDAILSINNYHSGIAAVSFHPTLTVPMGYKKSGEPVSLTFIGVPFSERKLLEIGYVFEQLTRVRKMPKNYQ from the coding sequence ATGAAACAAATATTATTTATTCTCTTTTCAATATTTTTAATTTCTTCTTGTCAAAAGAAAGAAGAAAAAGAAATCGTTTATTTTAATAATTATGATGAAACTGAGCAAATAGAAAATCAGCAGAAACACGAAAAAAAGAGAATGCAATTCAAGCTTTTTCAATCTAAAATCTTAGATATGAATGAAGTTTTTAAACCATTTTATAAAGAATTGACTCAGTTTACTGAAGATAATTATGAAGATTTAAAACCTTTAATTCTAGAGCAAGATATTCCAACAATTCAAAAAAGTGTTCAAGAAGGGAAGTTAAGTTATGAAAAATTAACGCTATTTTATTTATATAGAATCAGAAAATTTGAAAGCGATTCCACTTTATCTTTAAATAGTATCATCGCTTTAAATCCAAATGTTTTAAAAGAAGCAAGAGAAAAAGATAAAAAGAAAGAAAACATTTCTGAATTTTCTATGTATGGAATGCCAGTTCTGTTAAAAGATAATATTAATACTAAAGAAATGGCAACAACAGCAGGAGCTGTTGCTTTGCAAAAAAATGAGACTGAAAGTGATGCCTTTATTGTAGAAAAATTAAGGGAAAATGGTGCTTTAATTTTAGGAAAAGTAAACTTAAGTGAGTGGGCTTATTTCTTCTGTTCTGGTTGTCCTTTAGGTTATTCTGCAATTGGTGGACAAACTTTAAATCCATATGGAAGAGCCGAATTTGAAACAGGAGGAAGTTCAGCAGGAAGTGGAGTAGCAGTGGCTGCCAATTTTGCAGTAGTTGCAGTAGGTACAGAAACTTCTGGATCTATAACTTCACCTTCAAGTCAAAATTCTGTGGTAGGTTTAAAACCAACAATTGGTGTGTTGAGTAGAAGTGGTATTGTGCCAATTTCTAGCACTTTAGATACTCCTGGACCTATGACAAAAAATGTAACAGACAATGCTATTTTTATGAATGCAATGTTAGGTTTTGACAAAGCAGATAAAGCATCAAAAAAGATAGATGAAGATTATTTTCAAAATGGATTTCCAACAGAGTTAGATGGCATAAAATTAGGTGTCTTAAGTTCTTTATTAACAGATTCTATTTATGCTTTAACTGTTGATAAATTAAGAAAAGTGGGTGCAGAAATTATTGAAATTACGCCTCCAGAAATTTCTTTTGATGGTTTTGTAACGTTGTTAAATATAGATATGAAGCACGATTTGCCAAGTTATTTAAAAAATAATGCAGAGAAATCAATCTCTATAAAAAACGTGAATGATGTTGTTGAATTTAATAATAAAGATTCTTTAATAAGAGCACCTTATGGACAGCAATTATTTGATGGAATTGTAAACGATAAAACAACATTAACAGAATTAAAGGAAATTAAAAAGAATTTAAAAGCTGAAGCTGAAAAATATCTACAAGCCTTAAAAGATGAAAGTTTAGATGCAATTTTATCGATAAATAACTATCATTCAGGAATTGCAGCAGTTTCATTTCATCCAACATTAACAGTGCCTATGGGTTATAAGAAATCTGGAGAGCCTGTAAGTTTAACTTTTATTGGAGTTCCTTTTTCTGAAAGGAAATTATTGGAAATTGGTTATGTTTTTGAACAATTAACCAGAGTTAGAAAGATGCCTAAAAACTATCAATAG
- the rimO gene encoding 30S ribosomal protein S12 methylthiotransferase RimO: MRTKTIKQNKINVVTLGCSKNIYDSEVLMGQLKANGKNVVHEDENDDGNIVVINTCGFIGKAKEESIDTILHYAQRKEAGEIDKVFVSGCLSERYKPDLEREIPNVDQYFGTHDLPNLLKVLEADYKHELIGERLTTTPKHYAYLKIAEGCDRPCSFCAIPLMRGKHRSTPIEDIVIEATKLAEKGIKEIMLIAQDLTYYGLDIYKKRALAQLLEALAKVEGIEWIRMHYAFPTGFPMDVLDVMKREPKVCNYLDIPLQHINTELLKSMKRGTTHEKTTALIHKFREAVPEMAIRTTLIVGYPGETEEMFQELKDWVEEMRFERLGAFEYSHEENTGAYVLEDDVPAEVKFKRVNEIMEVQSQISWELNQQKIGKTFKCLFDRKDGEYFYGRTESDSPDVDNDVLVDAKEHYIKIGEFIDVKIHEAGDYDLYGTPVKKQEKPVPLHQKKSK; the protein is encoded by the coding sequence ATGCGTACAAAAACCATCAAACAAAATAAGATTAACGTTGTAACTTTAGGGTGCTCAAAAAACATTTACGATAGTGAGGTTTTAATGGGGCAATTAAAAGCCAATGGAAAAAATGTGGTGCACGAAGATGAAAATGATGATGGAAATATTGTCGTGATTAATACTTGTGGCTTTATAGGTAAAGCAAAAGAGGAATCTATTGATACTATTTTGCATTATGCACAAAGAAAAGAAGCTGGTGAAATTGATAAAGTTTTTGTTTCTGGTTGTTTAAGTGAACGTTATAAACCAGATTTAGAAAGAGAAATTCCAAATGTAGATCAATATTTTGGGACACACGATTTACCAAATTTATTAAAAGTTTTAGAAGCAGATTATAAACACGAATTAATTGGAGAACGTTTAACAACCACTCCAAAACATTATGCATACTTAAAAATTGCAGAAGGTTGTGATAGACCTTGTTCTTTTTGCGCAATTCCTTTAATGCGTGGAAAACATAGATCTACACCCATTGAAGATATTGTTATAGAAGCAACAAAATTAGCAGAAAAAGGTATTAAAGAAATTATGCTAATTGCGCAAGATTTAACGTATTATGGTTTAGATATCTACAAAAAAAGAGCTTTAGCACAATTATTAGAAGCGTTGGCAAAAGTAGAGGGAATTGAATGGATTAGAATGCATTATGCGTTTCCAACTGGTTTCCCAATGGATGTTTTAGATGTCATGAAACGTGAGCCAAAAGTGTGTAATTACTTAGATATTCCTTTACAACATATCAATACTGAGTTGCTAAAGTCGATGAAAAGAGGAACAACACACGAAAAAACAACGGCTTTAATTCATAAATTTAGAGAAGCTGTGCCAGAAATGGCAATTAGAACCACGTTAATTGTTGGTTATCCAGGAGAAACAGAAGAAATGTTTCAAGAATTAAAAGATTGGGTAGAGGAAATGCGTTTTGAAAGATTGGGTGCTTTTGAATATTCTCATGAAGAAAATACAGGTGCCTATGTTTTAGAAGATGATGTGCCTGCAGAAGTAAAGTTTAAAAGAGTTAATGAAATTATGGAAGTTCAGTCTCAAATTTCTTGGGAATTGAATCAACAAAAAATAGGAAAAACTTTTAAATGTTTATTTGATAGAAAAGATGGCGAATATTTTTATGGACGTACAGAATCTGATTCACCAGATGTTGATAACGATGTTTTGGTAGATGCTAAAGAGCATTATATTAAAATCGGTGAATTTATAGATGTAAAAATTCACGAAGCTGGAGATTATGATTTATATGGAACTCCTGTTAAAAAACAAGAAAAGCCAGTTCCTTTGCATCAGAAAAAAAGCAAATAA